Genomic window (Chthonomonas sp.):
TGGCGGGCGAGGCGGAGTGATTATTCGCCGTTCTTCTTGCGCTCGCGCAGGAAGGCGGGGATGTCCAGGTCTTCTTGGCTGAAGATTTCGTCGGCGCTCTTGGCCTCGTTGCGGCGTTCGGCGCTGGCCTTCTCCCAGATTTCTTTCGGCGAGACTTGCGACTGCTTGAATCGCTCCATGGCCGGTTCGACCCTCGGCGCGGCCGGAGTCGGCTCCGGCGTCGGGGCGACGAACGACGGGATTTCCGGTTCGTCGGTCTTGGTGGCCGGCGGAATCACGGCTTGCACCGAGCTCGCCGTCACTTCGGGGGTCGAGCGGTAAGCCGCTTCAACCACGCGTCGGCTATCACCTTGTGGCGAGAAGCCCGTGGCGAGCACCGTAATGCGCACCGTGTCGCCCATGGTCGGATCAACCACGAGGCCAAAGTAGATGGCCGCGTCTTCGGCATCGCACATCTGGTGGATGTACTCCATCGCCTGGCTGCTTTCGGCAAGCGTCAAGTCTTCGCTGGCGGTGATGTTGACCAACAGGCCCTTGGCGCCGTTGATCGTCTGCTCCAGAAGCGGGCTGCTGGTGGCGGTTTGCGCGGCTTGCAGCGCGCGGTCTTCGCCCACGCCGTAGCCAATGCCCATCAGCGCCGGACCGGCATTGGTCATCACGGCGCGCACGTCGGCAAAGTCAACATTGATCTGGCCGGGGACGGTGATGATATCGCTGATGCCCTGCACGCCTTGACGCAGCACGTCGTCGGCTACGCGGAAGGCTTCGGTGAGGGTGGTCTTGCGTTCCACCACGCTCATCAGCTTGTCGTTCGGAATCGTAATCAGGGTGTCCACGCGACCCATCAGCGAGATAAGGCCTTGCTCAGCAAGCTTGCGTCGCTTCGGACCTTCGAAGGTGAACGGTCGAGTAACGGTGGCCACGGCGAGAGCGCCGCTCTCACGGACCAAATCGGCGACCACGGGCGCGGCGCCGGTACCGGTTCCGCCGCCCATACCGGCGGTGATAAAGACCATGTCCGCGCCGTCAATGACCTTGCGGATTTCGTTCTTGCTTTCTTCGGCGGCACTCTTCCCGATCTCGGGGTTGCCGCCCGCGCCAAGGCCGCGGGTGAGGTTGTTGCCCAGTTGCACCTTGGTCGGGGCCAAACTGCGCTCCAGAACCTGGGCGTCGGTGTTCATCGCGATAAACTCCACTCCCTGGATTCCCGCCTCGATCATGCGGTTGACGGCATTTGAGCCACCACCACCTACGCCAATTACCTTAATTACTGCGGTCGACATCTGCTTACTTACCATCCAACAATTTGACCGAAACCTTACTGAATCGATCGATTTGACTTCAATTTGCCCATGAGGGCAGTCGTAATTTTAACGGTCCAACTTTGCTCACCGGCGACGGGTGCGAACTCCTCATCGGCGGCAGAATCGGCCATAAATCGGGCCAAACCTACTACACTAGCGAGGTCTGGACGTTTGAATTCCTGTGAGAAGGTACCCGTCACGGAGGGAACTCCGCCACGAACCTTCATATTCGGGAGGATCTGCTCGGCCAATTGCGGCAAGCCCGGAAGTTGAGCGCCGCCCCCGGTGAGGATCACGCCGCCCGGCAACAACCCGGAAAGCCCACTTTTGTCCAAGTTCAGCTTGGCAAAGGAGAGGATTTCTCGCATGCGGCTCTCGACGATTTCGCAAAGCACCCGCCGTTGCAAGTGGCGATGCAGGTCTTGCCCCTGCTGCAGCACTTCCACCGTGTCGTCTTCTTGCACCTTGCCCGAGAGCGCACTGGCTTCCTGCGTTTTGAGCCGGTTTGCTTCGGCCTCGTTGCACTTAAGGAGGGCCATCAAGTCGCTCGTTACGGCCTTGCCGCCGAGGGGAATCACGGCCTGGTAGGCGATGACGCCACCGGCGAAAATGGCGACCTTAGTCGTCTCCGCGCCGAAGTCCACCACCATCGCGCCTTGCGTGGCGGCGTTCGGATCCACCACCCCGGCACCGGCGGCAATCGCAACCGGCACGAGTTCGTTGGCGGTGAGGCCCGCGATGCGGCAGATGCGCTGGATGTTCTGCACGTGCGCGGCGTCGGCCGTGACGATGTGCGTCACGACTTCGAGCCGGCCACCGGTGCGGCCAATCGGGCGGACAATGCCTTTCTTGCCGTCGATGCGGAACTCGCGCGGAATCGCCTGGATCGTTTCGCGACCCGTCGGGGTGGGCGCTTGCCGCGAGTGATTGATCACCTGGAACACGTCGTCGCGCGTGATGGCGCGGGTGTTCGGGAAAATCGGGATCAGGCCCTGGGCATTTGAGCCCTCAACATCGGTGCCGCCGATCGCACAGATCACGGGCGCATCTTCAGAAATCGCTATGCTTTTGCGCAATTCTTGCACAAGCGTGGAGATGGTCGCGGTCGCGCCGTCGAGGTCCACCACCACGCCTTTGCTCACGCCCTCCGAGGGAATCTGCGCCACCGCGAGGGCGTCCAGCTCTCCGGACGCGCCGACGTGGAAGGCGGCTAAACGGGCCTGCGACGAGCCGAGGTCCAACAC
Coding sequences:
- the ftsZ gene encoding cell division protein FtsZ, with the protein product MVSKQMSTAVIKVIGVGGGGSNAVNRMIEAGIQGVEFIAMNTDAQVLERSLAPTKVQLGNNLTRGLGAGGNPEIGKSAAEESKNEIRKVIDGADMVFITAGMGGGTGTGAAPVVADLVRESGALAVATVTRPFTFEGPKRRKLAEQGLISLMGRVDTLITIPNDKLMSVVERKTTLTEAFRVADDVLRQGVQGISDIITVPGQINVDFADVRAVMTNAGPALMGIGYGVGEDRALQAAQTATSSPLLEQTINGAKGLLVNITASEDLTLAESSQAMEYIHQMCDAEDAAIYFGLVVDPTMGDTVRITVLATGFSPQGDSRRVVEAAYRSTPEVTASSVQAVIPPATKTDEPEIPSFVAPTPEPTPAAPRVEPAMERFKQSQVSPKEIWEKASAERRNEAKSADEIFSQEDLDIPAFLRERKKNGE
- the ftsA gene encoding cell division protein FtsA; this translates as MSQLLVLDLGSSQARLAAFHVGASGELDALAVAQIPSEGVSKGVVVDLDGATATISTLVQELRKSIAISEDAPVICAIGGTDVEGSNAQGLIPIFPNTRAITRDDVFQVINHSRQAPTPTGRETIQAIPREFRIDGKKGIVRPIGRTGGRLEVVTHIVTADAAHVQNIQRICRIAGLTANELVPVAIAAGAGVVDPNAATQGAMVVDFGAETTKVAIFAGGVIAYQAVIPLGGKAVTSDLMALLKCNEAEANRLKTQEASALSGKVQEDDTVEVLQQGQDLHRHLQRRVLCEIVESRMREILSFAKLNLDKSGLSGLLPGGVILTGGGAQLPGLPQLAEQILPNMKVRGGVPSVTGTFSQEFKRPDLASVVGLARFMADSAADEEFAPVAGEQSWTVKITTALMGKLKSNRSIQ